A single region of the Saprospiraceae bacterium genome encodes:
- the rpsP gene encoding 30S ribosomal protein S16: MAVKIRLQRKGRKKAPFYHIVIADARSPRDGKFIEKLGIYNPITKPATVDIDRDKAFEWLMKGAQPTDTVNAILRYKGVLHRKHLQRGVTKGALTQEQADHQYQEWVNSKEGNIAQKVEARKQEMADFHKKVSGEAKAAAPTPDVASTEEE, translated from the coding sequence ATGGCCGTTAAAATCAGATTACAACGCAAAGGGCGCAAAAAAGCACCATTTTACCACATCGTCATTGCCGATGCCAGGTCTCCTAGAGATGGAAAATTCATCGAAAAACTAGGTATTTATAACCCAATTACGAAGCCAGCTACTGTGGACATCGATCGCGATAAAGCTTTCGAATGGTTAATGAAGGGAGCTCAACCCACAGATACTGTAAATGCGATCCTTCGATACAAAGGCGTATTACATCGCAAACATCTGCAAAGGGGAGTAACAAAAGGCGCTCTCACTCAGGAACAAGCAGATCACCAATATCAGGAATGGGTAAATTCAAAAGAAGGCAATATTGCCCAAAAAGTGGAAGCTCGCAAACAGGAAATGGCCGACTTCCATAAAAAAGTAAGTGGAGAGGCAAAAGCAGCCGCACCTACACCTGACGTAGCTAGTACTGAGGAGGAATAA